From the genome of Pleuronectes platessa chromosome 12, fPlePla1.1, whole genome shotgun sequence:
CTGTTTGTTGAAAGAATGAAACATTCCCTTTGCCCCGCTGTGCGCTGAATAAGTTTCTTTTCAGTTAGACAGTATTAAGCTAAACCCGCACTTGTCCAAGCACAAGGCTCGAGCAATAACACATCTAGTTTTTGCCATATCTTCAATGTCCGCCGTATTGATGATGGCGCACTATTCTGTCCGTCCAACACCAAATGAGTCTGCTAGTTCTCCACTTGCTCCAGTAGTGGTGTCAGTTGTTCATGATCAGGAGTAATAATGATTGTaagggaaaaatgaaaagacaaaaaaagctatggtgcatgtgtgttgaaTGTAGCCCTTTCTAATCATGTTGTGATGTGCTTTGGagtcttttttaaacatgtctgTAGCATGAACAACGTAGACACTACAGAATGATTAGTTTGGTTTAGGCTTCAATGTTTGATATGTTCTCTTTTTTTGTATCCTAGCAGAAAAAAGCACACGTTGAAATCCTTTACATTTGGAGTCTTCCCCCGCTAATAGTTCAATTGCACTTGCTGACCCGTTCAAACCCACGAACAAATTAGATAATATGACCCATCACCATCTTGCATTGTCCTGATCCAAGTCCTACCAGTACATCACCACCAAATTGTGTCTTAACATGGGTACGACTCTTGCACAAAGTTCTTGATACAGGTTTCTGACCCCTCCCTTCCCTACCCACCCCAACCTGAAACTATGAAATGCACTATGACTTTTGTGAAGGGAATATGACGAAGCACACCCCAGAATGTTCCCCCTTGTGCTTAATCAGCCATCAGAGGTGACGTTTTTTGCAAAAACATGCACTGCTGGTCCCCTGCTAGTACTTTGTCAGTTCCTGATGACTGTTCCCCAGAATCTCAATAAACCTCTACAACCCACACATAAATCACTGTGGACTTTTTTGGGGATCTGCCTCTGTTAATGTTTAGATAATAATCGTGGTTGACTTGCATTAGACTGACACTATAGTTGTTTACAAGCATCAATTAGGTATTAAGTTCAGTCAACTAGAACGTGGGTAGAGCGTATACCTCCATTTATAGGCCCAATAATAATCATCTTAAAGCAGAGCTGCACACAATTAGATATCAATCCCCAACATGTCTGATGTTTCACAAGAACCATTCATTATACACTAAGAAGTCAGAGAAAGTGTCAAACCCCAAAAACACAAAATTTCTCAACATCAAAATCAAGAAAAATCCTGAAACTGCAAAAAAGATTTAATGTGTATTTCTTTGTGTAACGCATATATATGAAAATCATATATGATGAAAATCAATTGGcttgtttttgcgtaatcttacATGCAAACCAACCAAACAGACAAGAGGGAAAACATTAGCTCCTAGGATGAGGCGATTCAAAAACCTGAACTAAGGAAGTAGAACATATCcaaaacaatgttttcataaCTTCAATGGTCAAATGTTGTTTAGAAAGTTTTCTCATGACATGATTATAAACGATACAAGTCTTTACTGCCACCTACAGGACCTGACAGAACCACAAtataaaagtgaagtaaaataacAGTCCAAATGAGGTGGAggcaattatttaaaaaactgaaaacaaaacaatgtttatttcactgttatatatatatacaacaccATTATTAATGTTTAGACACAGAACTGGTCAGTGGTGAAAATCCAACCTCAAATTTACACACCCACTCCACAGGTTTATACACATCTTTGCAGGAGTTCGGTCTTGGTGGAACCTCGACACAAACAGCAAACTGTTTCTGGCTTTACAAAAACACCACAATCAGTTCTTACATAACACGTGACCTTGTTCTACTGCGGGGagggaaatgtttttgttgttgtacctACATAATATATAAGAAAAACTACATCAATATTTTAACAATGGTGTGCAAGCAATTAAAAGTGTTCTTCACTTGAGTAACTTAAATCATGTATAAACACAATGGAAAGCACTGACACAGCTGGTATACAGTGAGTTGTTTTATGTACAGAATATATGAGGTCATTGGGGCATTAGATGTCTGACGTTGTATTTTGATGTGTCGTTGTACGTGGTCATTGGCTTGTCTGCAATACCACATGTTCCCACTCCGACCTTTCCATTCACGCTCTCTGGAGACGCAAATATGCTCCTCTTTACctgcagggaaaaaaacagacacaccaTTGTTAATGGCTTAAAATGTACAGGCATCATGTTTAACACAGAATGAGCAACAACAGACAAATGATATTTACATTTGTTATCGTTGCAAGATTCATGCAACTATGTATATcgcaaaaaacaaacaggtgcTGCCAGGTTTGATGATCAAGCAGGATCCTATGAATAGCTTTTCTCTACGCTGTACAGGCTCTGGGACTCCCAATGACATACAAGTTAAATAAAACTCTAATGACCTCTGCCTGCAAACCAGTTACCATACAGCTCAACTTCCAAATTAAATAGTCAGTGGCCTTTTAAATTGAAGGCAGTTACATGCACATTCAGAATCACTGGTTATGAGGATTTTTGTGTGACAGTTCGTGACATCATATCCTGATTTCGGCATCTTAGATAAGCCTGTATCCAAGTTTTGAGAAACCAGAGAACTCTGCAAGTAAACATTAAAACGATGCCCTATTCATACTCCATAGGCTTTGCATCTTCCTCCACGGCTGGCAATAATGTGGATCAGCCAAAATCCACCGTGCGATGTTGGTATTAAAAAGAGTTCAGCCCAGTACAAGCCAAAGCAGCCTTATTTTCAATTGCCACAATACAGCAATCGAAGTTGCAAACaggctgtgttgttgttatcaaGGTAACGTTAAACTCCAAGGACTCCCCCTCAGTTATTAGTAACAGGGATACTTGTATTCATCATGTAACAGAGGTTTGAATAATCTGATTTCTCAATTTTCCATGGAAACACCATATCAGGAATATGATCAACCCGGCTTACTAAGGCGTCTGTAAACAAAGTAGTTGTGACAAGTCCAATACACAACCAGCACAGATTAGATTACCCAAAATGCATTTTGATGAACACCTGTGTCGCTCCTAACATGTCTCCACAACCCCTTCTGAACTCAACACCTAAATATTAGGCCCCTGTCCCTCCTCAACACCAACTTGTTGAGATGGGACATCTTGACTTGATGGACATCTTGTTTTGCCAATTGTCTCTTAAATCCAATTTAGGGATTCACTACTAAACCACTGCTGCAGAGCATTATATTAAGCCAGTAACCAGAAATCGACAGGTTATATAGAGCAAACGTACCTGTCCCTTCTTGTTCTTATTGTAGGCTTTGTTGTTGAAACTTTGCCACTTTGacttctgctcctccctctcctgctccaacTCCTTCATCCTCAGCACCTTCTTCTGggctttcttcttcttatatTCTCTCTGATCTGCTATTTGTTCTTTcctgaaaaaacagaaaatacctTAATCAGTTTCATGAAGTGCAAATACAATCAcaaccagaaaaacaaaacaaagtcccCAGAGGCCCTGCTGCAAGTACAAAGTTTGTGGTTCAAGGGGGACGAGGTCATTTCGAAccattagggaaaaataaagcTACTGGTTGTATATCTATATCAGTTTTCATAACAGTtgctgtgttttcttgtttaatGTTATTTATTGGATAGTATTTGAAGGGGGAGAATTATAACAAGTCCACTGTGCATCCATCTTAAAGTGACGGCTAGTTCTATTACATTCACCCATGTAATGAGGGTGGCACAGCAGAGCGTTTATTGATTAACTCCACTCACTGGTGATTACTTTTCAGAATTTCAGTCATACATTTTAGTAAAGATCAAGACCTACATGACATGAAAAGGTTAACTAATTAAAAATCTGGAGTACAACAGAAATAAGAAGTGCTCAATTTCCCATGAGTGTGAAACCAACTCCACTACACATTACTACCAATTATGTCTCTAATTAGGCAAACAGAGTTAAAGACCGCTCATATATTCTCATTAAAGTGTTAATAAGAATGATTtaagcacatgtgtgtgtgtggacattgGATGAGTAAGTGTTTTTTGTTCCTACCTTGATTTGGGCTTCATGTTCCCGTCCTCATCAGAGCGTTTCCCCTCCTCTGAAGGTTTGAGGTTCTGCAGAGGGATCACTTCAGCGTTCCCGTATCCAGAGAAGGTTACAGCTGCAGTGCCGTTCTCTCGGTCTATCTCCTCAATCTCAGCCTCATACACCCTGCCAAAGAATCACGTCTGTAAGAAGGTGAGTATGAGCCAACGACTCAAGCTCTACTTAATATACAAAGTGAAAAACTACAATGCAATAATTGATAAATCATTATGAGACAAACATGTGACAAGAATATGAATAGGTAT
Proteins encoded in this window:
- the smndc1 gene encoding survival of motor neuron-related-splicing factor 30 codes for the protein MSDDLAKQLSSYKAQLQQVEVALSTDQENEDLLKLQKDLQEVIDLTQDLLTAQPSDGASTTNGSDAAPVKHSWKVGNRCMAQWSQDGQVYEAEIEEIDRENGTAAVTFSGYGNAEVIPLQNLKPSEEGKRSDEDGNMKPKSRKEQIADQREYKKKKAQKKVLRMKELEQEREEQKSKWQSFNNKAYNKNKKGQVKRSIFASPESVNGKVGVGTCGIADKPMTTYNDTSKYNVRHLMPQ